AGAAAGACGGTTCAACCAGTATCCGGACATGGGGGATATGAGGTCCGCTGCGGCAGCTGCTGGTCTCCAGCTGTGCAATGTACTTTTATTTGAATGTTTTATTCTATAAAGCAGGACAGCCTTCAAGCAATACGATTAAGGACTACAAATACCGAGACTCAGACAAATTCGCAACTGAACACGAATTAAACTTTATATGTGAGGAAATACTTCCCACTTgcaccatatatatatatatatgtaaaacTTGATTTGTTTCAAATCGCAGGAGAGCTGTTTTTCCCCTATATTTTTTTATTACAACTTTGACCCTGGCTCCGGAAGGGCGCAGGAGACAATGAAGCAAGTCTTTCACGACCCCATGCTTTCGCGTTGTAATGGTTCTTTTCTGAAACAACGCGAACGCGCCCGTTCAACACAGTcattctctttctgctgAGGCGAGACACCGCCACCTCCGAAGCCGTCAGACAAACGAAGTCGGAAGCATCGCCCTCACGAAGAAGTATTCCGTGTTCCGTCTGAGGACGTAAACCAAAGTCGAcactcgacagagaagacagacgccCGCATAGAGGATCCCCACAGAACGGCACTTGGCCTCCGCAGCCAGGGTAGCTACAGCCGACGCCCTTCGTTCTGAAGGAAACCTGGCACTGGAAAGCACCTCAAAGTAGCCATCGTGGAAGCGCACTTCTAGGTcacaacacacacacacagttcTTGACATACCCGTCAGGAAGTTACTGATGAGGAGGAATTTCACAGCGAGGCAAGACGTTTCTGTCCCGTCGCCGTCTTTCCGCCCCCGTTTCCCTTCTCGGCCTGGCCGAGTTCCAACTCcttcgggtgtctctcgcgccgTCGAAACGTGGAAACTCTCACTGTGAGTTCGGTCCCCCGAAATCTTTGTTGAAGCAGAGCGCTGCCAGGTCCCAGTCGCAGGCGCTTCACTTGAAGGCGTGGCTCCCCCATTCGCACCTTGTCGCCCCCGAATCGTACTCCCCTGTCTGCAGGACTCCAcacgcttctcgctctccttctcgcctcctttgGCCCTCCCGCGATTCATTGCCGCCTCGTCACTGCGCTCGGCACTGTGAGACGAAGGATGCGGCGAGTGCGGCGTGAAGCAAAGGCTCAGCTGGAGAACCGCGAAAAGGTCCGTGAGCGTTGTCGGAGATGAGAAGGGGACCTCCACGCGGAAGCAGACGGTGTCGGAGAGTGCAACCTGCGAAGCGGGCACGAGCTCCACAAGAGGAAAGCGCTGctagagagaagaaaagcaaccCAGCGGAGGACACACAGACCACGAATCTAGCGTAAGAATCTTTTCCTGCACCACGAAGGGGGCATTTGGCGAAGGGGCCGCATTCGAGCTTGAATGAACGACTCGAGAGTTTCTGGCATATCCCACGCGACAAACAAGTGCGACAGTTGGGAATCAGCGTTCCTGAGCGTCACGGAGCTCCACCTCAAAAGCCATGTTTCGTTCCATTTCTCACAACGCGCTCGGGTTTACCTCTTACTTGTGCCTCCTGTGCCAGCAGGCCGCTGAACCCCAGTGACCATCCCAAACAAAGACACAGCAATGGAAAACGCCTTTTGCATCCACATTTCCGATTCGTTTCGGTGGCGCACCTGCTCGTCGCAGTAGCGGATGAGGAAGCCTCTGGTGGAGAACGAGTTGTCTGCCTCACTAATTTTGGGGGGGACAAGGGCGTGGCTGTTCCGATTTTCCCATTCCCCGCGTTTGTGTTGGAGTCCGCGGCTGGCGTCGAGTGCACTTCGAGACAATCCGTCGACACTCTGCTGCTCTTGCTGGAGGAGGAAAAGCACCGCTTCGTTCGCAGCTGTCACTGATCGGTGTCCCGACGCCCCAGAGCGATCGTAGGCCCAGTGCTGTTGCTCTCCAGATCGGAGTTTCCCTTCGAGTCGTCCGCCCACCCCGCCTCTCGCAGGCACGCCACTCAGAGTCCTGCGACTCGATCCGCCATCAGAAGCATGAAGCCCGTCCTCTTGCTGAAGCGGagatgagaagaaggagTAGGGCACTGCAGCCAGGGCACAGCCGTTCCGCCGGTTAAGCAAACGTCGCATGCAAACCCCAGTCTCCGGGGCTCCTGCCACGCTGCGGAGGGGCTTCCCAGCCTCCCGGGAGCTGTTGCTGCCATCTTCACTCCGCTGAGAGACATCAAACGGCCGGagtcgcgaagaagcggcgccTGTCGAGccggctttctcttctggagGAGAACTCTTTCCCCCGCCACCTACGGCGGGGACGGAGTAAGACGCAGCGCCCTCAGCCCCCGGAGACGCGTCCCCGTCTCCCGGTGAAGAATTCGGCTGGCCTCTGACCGGAAGAAGTAACGACGAGCGAGGGTGGAGAATCACTTGGGCTTTGACATGGTAGATGCCCTGCTGCAAGAGATCAACATTTCGAAATGACGTGAAATGCAAAGCGAACTCGACAAGCAAGTTGAGAGACATGCCGCCGGATCAACGAAGGATGACGCTGACGGAAAATCCTGACTGGCGCTTCGAGACAGAACAAATTGTGTTCCGTTGACTCCGCAGACACTTCGAGGCGATTGTCGACCTACGGGAAGCACGACCGGCGTGAACAAAATAGATGACAGAAAGGCGATGGACGCTACCGAACTCGCTTTCAATTGCGGACAAAGTCTACGCTGCTACCTTGCATCCCAACTCTCTGACTATCGGGCCTTTCCTCAGCCTCACTGGACAGCTCGAAGAGTCTTCCGCCACGTGTCTGCGCGCTGCAGCCTCAAAAATGGTTTTGCGAAATGTGCAGGCCAAATGAGGCACCGGGAAAAATACACTGCTGCTCACACCGTTCTGCAGCTTCCGGCATCTCCTGGTGCCACGACTCCTGAAATAGTCAGTGAGGATCTTCCCCAAGGCGAAGAAATGCGTGCAGGACGCCCCCAAAACAAACGGCCATAGTCAGTTATTCGTGTTACAATTTCGCTGGAACGCCGGAGAGTTAAGTAGGGCTGCGAGAAAATGTCTTCCACATGGGAAAAACTCCGGTGAAACTTTCGAGAACGCACGACTATCCAGGCGAAAAAATACGCTTACACAGAGTGTGTGGTGCATGCGTGGACATGTCTCACGCTGGTTTGTACTTAGCGACACCACCAGGACAGTCCGTTTCCGCCACAAACTGACGCAGAGCTGAAAACAAGTGTCCGCCTACAGAAAACGAGTTAGATTTATGTAGACAGCTGAGAAACGGTGCGATGCGCACACAATCGAGGTTTTTTTGCTAAACAGGGTGACAGTCGGCATGCAACGGAAACAGGGGTCGGGCATTCGCTGCTGGCTACCGACACATCCTCCAGGCCGTCCACACACATATAACAACGAATCAACCAAGATTATCCCGGGGAAATGTCCCATATatctccgtttctttctcgaaaGACAGGGATGGCATCGATGTGTAGCACCCAGTTTGTTTACAGAGTgacatgcatgtgcgtgtcTCTTGCTGCGCTAGCCGGGGGGTCCGGTTCGAACCAACTTGCCAGCCGCGCTTGCCGTCTCCTGGACGCAGAAAATGAATTACACTTGCTCCGAGTTGACCTTGTTTTCAGCAGTGCCGTGTTTGTCTCATATCTGACACAGCAGATTCAGTGTTAACAGTTGACAGAATCTGTGGGTTTTTATGGAGACGCGGACTACGTACAATAACGACACTGTCGCTGTTTTGCGACACACGTGCTATGGAGCAGGATTTCGTGACACAGACACCAACGCCTCAAAACGTTTCAGAGACGCGGACGCGAACGTCTCGAGGGATACCTCGTGTGATTCGATCTCCACCAGAAATATCCATTCTCCCTTTAGCGACACTCAGGTTTGAGCAGTTGCATACGCTCATGGTCGCTTCTGCGACTTAAATTGTTGTTTGCAGCCCGCAGCTCTTCaagttcttttcttcgacaGTTTCCGCGCTGTAGTAAGATGGCTTTACCATTGCGTGTTTCGGCCACGGTGTTCGTggtcttcgctgtctttgGTGTAGCTCGCGCCATGAACGGTCCTTTGAGTTATCATCCAAGCAGTTACGGAGCGTCGTATCCGAATCCGAGTAATCCTCTGCATGGAATGCCCAAGCCAGAGAACCCGGTGAGACCGCCTCCTCCCGGTTTCCATCCAAGCGTTATTCCCAATCCCCCGTACCCGCTGGGCACTCCAGCGGGCATGCCACAGCCAGAGGTTCCGCCACTTCAGCATCCCCCGCCAACGGGTTCCCCTCCCGCGGCAGCTCCCCAGCCTCCATATCCAGTGGGTACTCCAGGAATGCCACAGCCAGAGATACCGCCTGTTCATCGGCCGCCGCCTCCGGGTTTCCGTCCCGAAGTGGCTCCCGTGCCCCCGTATCCAGTGGGCACTCCAACGGGCATGCCCCAGCCGGAGATACCGGCAGTTCACCATCCGTTCCCCTACGTTACGACAACCACGACAGCTGCTCCTCGTGTGCTGGTTTATAAGATTCCCTATGGAGGCGCTGCGCCCCCCCGTGCTCCTCCAGTGCCACCCCGTATGGGCCCGAGTGATATCAGCACTCACGTGCGGGGTGCAATCCGGCGTCAACCCGCTACCGCCACCACAACCACTACTACCCGCAATGTACTACTCAGGACAGCGATACTGGCTGCAGCGGCAGCAACCTTGATAGCCCTGTTCAGACAAAGACCTTTGTTCACGGAGGGGGTACGGATGTTTCCAGATTTCCAATACAGATTCACCGTCCAAACGACGCAGAATTAAATTTCCGGTTTACGAATTCAGAAGTCACTTATACAGTGGGTACACGACCTTCGTGTCGTCCACACCTTGTTTCCGTTCCGGTCACAGGTTGTGTCTACAAACGAACACGGTGGTATGTGCTGTAGACTCAGGGGTGGGAGGAGCGCTGTAGGGCCTTCTGGAGAGCTCTCAATGTGCGCTCTCCGCTTATATTCGTGCAGCGTTATCCTCGTGAGGAGCGTCGATTGTGTCGTGCCCAGTGTCGCCGGACTCGAATCAGAAACCTGCTCTGTAGTAGCTCGTGCTAACGTCCTGAGAAACGCTGTATTGGACATTTTGAAACCTCAAAGAAATAAGCGCC
This portion of the Toxoplasma gondii ME49 chromosome III, whole genome shotgun sequence genome encodes:
- the GRA8 gene encoding dense granule protein GRA8 (encoded by transcript TGME49_254720~Signal peptide predicted by SignalP 2.0 HMM (probability 0.998) with cleavage site probability 0.988 at residue 23) encodes the protein MALPLRVSATVFVVFAVFGVARAMNGPLSYHPSSYGASYPNPSNPLHGMPKPENPVRPPPPGFHPSVIPNPPYPLGTPAGMPQPEVPPLQHPPPTGSPPAAAPQPPYPVGTPGMPQPEIPPVHRPPPPGFRPEVAPVPPYPVGTPTGMPQPEIPAVHHPFPYVTTTTTAAPRVLVYKIPYGGAAPPRAPPVPPRMGPSDISTHVRGAIRRQPATATTTTTTRNVLLRTAILAAAAATLIALFRQRPLFTEGVRMFPDFQYRFTVQTTQN